A genomic segment from Actinomyces lilanjuaniae encodes:
- a CDS encoding DEDD exonuclease domain-containing protein: MGTPLREVTFVVVDLETTGAAPGAHALTEIGALKVRGGEVLARFSTLVNPGAAVPPQITALTGITNAMLVGAPDVAPCLEDFLSWAGLDAGTADNDSNPAVPGSGTPTDTVLVAHNARFDVGHLRGAAKALGIGWTEPRVLDTLALARRAWPRGKVPNHRLSTLAALVGASTRPTHRALDDASATADVLHAALEVLAPLGVTHLEDLATATDPVPARRRARSRLAEGLPTTPGVYQLCSATGEVLYVGSTVNLHRRVRSYFTAAERRPRVIRILDTTTEVRHVPTPTLLEARVRELRLIAELDPVANRRSRAPRRQPWLHLVAGPEPHLALTAVLPLREVGYAVGPFWSRRGAQEALRAAESVLRLRRRDDWVRTNSPGPSTTGGSPTAQASDRAASFLSGQTDLVAAEVLERVRRLAQAQRYEEAGTWTRRLRSLLQAALRAERTRPLLTCPHLVAARPREHGGWELVAVRWGMLAGSLVTPPGTDPRPGVAALRSSARVVSQPTLVGQEASVEETLLLADWVLDAGARLVEVDGDPQALSWPAASAARYGKVLHTDPHLDSDRPCHRG, translated from the coding sequence ATGGGCACGCCCTTGCGGGAGGTGACCTTCGTCGTCGTTGACCTTGAGACTACCGGCGCAGCCCCGGGCGCGCACGCCCTGACGGAGATCGGCGCCCTCAAGGTACGCGGTGGCGAGGTCTTGGCCCGCTTCTCCACGCTGGTCAACCCCGGAGCCGCCGTGCCACCGCAGATCACCGCGCTTACCGGCATCACCAACGCCATGCTCGTCGGCGCCCCGGACGTAGCTCCCTGCCTGGAGGACTTCCTATCGTGGGCGGGGCTGGACGCGGGTACAGCGGACAACGACAGCAACCCCGCCGTCCCTGGCAGCGGGACGCCCACGGACACCGTCCTGGTCGCCCACAACGCCCGCTTCGACGTCGGCCACTTGCGCGGTGCTGCCAAGGCACTGGGTATTGGGTGGACCGAGCCCCGCGTCCTGGACACCCTCGCCCTGGCGCGCAGGGCGTGGCCGCGCGGCAAGGTTCCTAACCACAGGCTGTCCACCCTGGCAGCCCTCGTCGGCGCCTCGACCCGCCCCACCCACAGGGCGCTAGACGACGCGAGCGCCACTGCTGACGTCCTCCACGCCGCCCTGGAGGTCCTGGCTCCCCTCGGAGTCACCCACCTGGAGGACCTCGCCACCGCTACCGACCCGGTGCCTGCCCGTCGGCGGGCCAGGTCTCGGCTCGCCGAGGGCCTGCCCACCACCCCCGGGGTCTACCAGCTCTGCTCCGCCACGGGAGAGGTGCTCTATGTGGGCAGTACCGTCAACCTGCACCGGCGGGTCCGCTCCTACTTCACGGCGGCGGAGAGGCGCCCCCGGGTCATCCGGATCCTGGACACGACCACTGAGGTGCGCCACGTCCCCACACCGACGCTCCTGGAGGCGCGTGTACGCGAGTTGCGACTCATCGCCGAGCTCGACCCCGTGGCCAACCGTCGCTCACGGGCACCACGCAGGCAGCCCTGGCTGCACCTGGTGGCAGGCCCTGAGCCCCATCTGGCGCTGACAGCCGTGCTGCCCCTCCGGGAGGTCGGCTACGCCGTCGGCCCTTTCTGGTCACGCAGAGGCGCGCAGGAGGCCCTCCGGGCCGCAGAGTCGGTGCTGCGACTGCGACGCCGGGACGACTGGGTCAGGACAAACAGCCCAGGGCCGTCCACGACGGGTGGCTCGCCGACAGCTCAGGCCTCAGACAGGGCCGCCTCCTTCCTGTCCGGCCAGACTGACCTGGTCGCCGCTGAGGTGCTGGAGCGCGTGAGGCGCCTGGCACAGGCACAGCGCTACGAAGAGGCAGGAACATGGACACGTCGCCTGCGCAGCTTGCTGCAGGCGGCCCTGAGGGCTGAGCGCACCCGCCCGCTGCTGACCTGCCCCCACCTCGTTGCCGCCAGGCCTCGCGAGCACGGCGGCTGGGAGCTGGTAGCGGTGCGGTGGGGCATGCTGGCGGGGTCCCTGGTCACGCCCCCGGGCACCGACCCTCGTCCGGGTGTGGCCGCACTGCGCAGCAGCGCCAGGGTCGTCAGCCAGCCCACCCTGGTGGGACAGGAGGCCAGCGTGGAGGAGACCCTGCTGCTGGCTGACTGGGTGCTGGATGCCGGAGCACGGCTGGTCGAGGTCGACGGGGACCCACAGGCTCTGTCATGGCCAGCTGCCTCTGCCGCCCGCTACGGCAAGGTCCTCCACACCGACCCCCACCTCGACAGTGACAGGCCCTGCCACCGCGGGTAG
- a CDS encoding superoxide dismutase — MTVYTLPELPYDYAALEPHISGRIMELHHDKHHAAYVAGANAALEALAAAREAGDLGAVNLWEKNLAFNLGGHVNHSVFWQNLSPHGGGEPEGDLAAAINDSFGSFAAFQAHFTATALGIQGSGWAVLAYDSVSGGLVVFQLFDQQGNVPVGTIPLFMVDMWEHAFYLDYLNVKADYLKAVWNIVNWEDVSQRLSDAVSRSHGLIVR, encoded by the coding sequence ATGACCGTGTACACCCTCCCTGAGCTCCCCTACGACTACGCCGCCCTGGAGCCCCACATCTCCGGCCGGATCATGGAGCTCCACCACGACAAGCACCACGCCGCCTACGTCGCTGGCGCCAACGCGGCCCTGGAGGCTCTGGCTGCCGCGCGGGAGGCCGGCGACCTGGGCGCAGTCAACCTGTGGGAGAAGAACCTGGCCTTCAACCTTGGCGGCCACGTCAACCACTCGGTGTTCTGGCAGAACCTCTCCCCCCACGGCGGGGGCGAGCCTGAGGGAGATCTGGCAGCAGCTATCAACGACTCCTTCGGCTCCTTCGCCGCCTTCCAGGCCCACTTCACCGCGACTGCACTGGGCATCCAGGGCAGCGGCTGGGCAGTCCTGGCCTACGACTCCGTCTCCGGCGGCCTGGTGGTCTTCCAGCTCTTCGACCAGCAGGGCAACGTTCCGGTCGGCACCATCCCTCTGTTCATGGTTGACATGTGGGAGCACGCCTTCTACCTGGACTACCTCAACGTCAAGGCTGACTACCTCAAGGCCGTGTGGAACATCGTCAACTGGGAGGACGTCTCGCAGCGCCTGTCGGACGCGGTCTCTAGGTCCCACGGCCTTATCGTGCGCTGA
- a CDS encoding FKBP-type peptidyl-prolyl cis-trans isomerase, giving the protein MRRISLTFPRALAALALVGCLTLAGCQGSADGADPALSSTTATSADPGTTSTTGGQQEPTDCSALTIDSDSSALPTVEGEAGTLPTVTWSGEEAPANLTVATLEEGDGTEVAETDLVTVGYAGWQWGSDTTFDSSYETGAQDSQNAQDSASGGAEDTAPGEAAGQETTEASEEALGQGQPLVLSLQQVIVGWRCGLAGHHVGDRVLMSVPADLAYGQDEASSGGGPTGPLVFVVEVVDTLDPQSVVGSTEDAVMEGEDELAQRGITVEGELGSPVTVSVSTDAPEPTEPEYLVLARGAGQPVSGTSTVVVNIAAAAWSGEEGTGSSTWEDGAPTPVSIATSDLDGLVGVPQGSRVVVLRPGDESLGREAVAFVMDIEAVL; this is encoded by the coding sequence GTGCGCCGTATCTCCCTGACCTTCCCGCGGGCGCTGGCCGCCCTGGCCCTGGTGGGCTGCCTCACCCTGGCCGGGTGCCAGGGCTCGGCGGACGGTGCCGACCCCGCTCTCAGCAGCACCACTGCCACCAGCGCCGACCCTGGTACCACCTCGACGACCGGGGGCCAGCAGGAGCCGACTGACTGCTCCGCCCTGACGATCGACTCCGACTCCTCGGCGCTGCCCACCGTGGAGGGCGAGGCGGGCACGCTGCCCACCGTGACGTGGAGCGGGGAGGAGGCCCCGGCGAACCTCACGGTGGCGACCCTGGAGGAGGGCGACGGGACCGAGGTCGCTGAGACGGACCTGGTGACGGTCGGCTACGCGGGGTGGCAGTGGGGCTCTGACACCACCTTTGACTCCTCCTACGAGACGGGGGCGCAGGACTCCCAGAACGCTCAGGACTCTGCCTCCGGCGGCGCCGAGGATACCGCCCCTGGCGAGGCTGCTGGCCAGGAGACCACAGAGGCCTCGGAGGAGGCCCTGGGGCAGGGGCAGCCCCTGGTCCTGTCCCTCCAGCAGGTGATCGTCGGGTGGCGCTGCGGCCTGGCGGGCCACCACGTGGGAGACCGTGTCCTGATGTCGGTCCCCGCGGACCTCGCTTACGGCCAGGACGAGGCGTCCTCTGGCGGCGGCCCCACGGGCCCGCTTGTGTTCGTGGTGGAGGTCGTGGACACGCTGGACCCCCAGTCCGTCGTGGGCTCGACCGAGGATGCCGTCATGGAAGGTGAGGATGAGCTGGCCCAGCGGGGTATCACCGTTGAGGGTGAGCTGGGCTCCCCGGTGACTGTCTCGGTCAGCACGGACGCGCCTGAGCCAACGGAGCCGGAGTACCTTGTCCTGGCCAGGGGAGCCGGGCAGCCCGTGTCCGGGACTTCAACGGTCGTCGTTAATATCGCTGCTGCCGCCTGGTCCGGTGAGGAGGGCACGGGAAGCTCCACCTGGGAGGACGGGGCGCCGACGCCTGTCTCGATCGCTACCTCCGACCTGGACGGGCTGGTCGGGGTTCCCCAGGGCTCCCGGGTCGTGGTTCTCAGACCGGGGGACGAGTCCCTAGGGCGGGAGGCGGTCGCCTTCGTCATGGACATCGAGGCGGTCCTGTAA
- a CDS encoding HesB/IscA family protein, with protein sequence MAETTVAEVATESAETAQHEVLLTEGAAAKVASLLTQEGRDDLRLRVAVQPGGCSGLVYQLYFDERLLDGDAVRSFDTGGASLASVDVVVDRMSAPYLSGATIDFADSIEKQGFTIDNPNAAGTCACGESFH encoded by the coding sequence ATGGCTGAGACCACGGTGGCTGAGGTGGCAACCGAGAGTGCTGAGACTGCGCAGCACGAGGTCCTCCTGACCGAGGGGGCTGCGGCCAAGGTTGCCAGCCTCCTGACCCAGGAGGGGCGTGACGACCTGCGGCTGCGTGTGGCGGTCCAGCCCGGCGGATGCTCCGGCCTGGTGTACCAGCTCTACTTTGACGAGCGTCTTCTCGATGGTGACGCCGTGCGCTCCTTTGACACAGGTGGCGCCTCCCTGGCCTCGGTGGACGTCGTCGTGGACCGTATGAGCGCGCCCTACCTGTCCGGGGCCACGATCGACTTCGCCGACTCCATCGAGAAGCAGGGCTTCACCATCGACAACCCTAACGCCGCTGGTACCTGCGCCTGCGGGGAGTCCTTCCACTGA
- a CDS encoding ABC-F family ATP-binding cassette domain-containing protein yields the protein MTAVISVQDLTMRIGARQLVGSASFRVGAGTRAGLVGRNGAGKTTMTKLLAAAAVAQGASQAAADADERHGLEAVEYEGTITCHGSVGYLPQDTKVGDLDQKARERILSARGIDALMRRIRRAEERIASTDGQAQARALDRYARLDHEFTVAGGYAAASEAARIAAALGLPDRVLDQPVGVLSGGQRRRVELARVLFQRPDTLLLDEPTNHLDHDSVLWLRDHLRSYSGGFVVISHDVALLRDTVNQVMYLDAGRGVLDVYSLGWDAYLTQRSDDEHRRRRERANAEKKAAALRAQGEKMRAKATKAVAAQQMLRRADRLLAGLEDEHQAEKVAHLRFPDPAPCGRTPLRASGLSKAYGSLEVFAGVDLAVDRGSRVVVLGLNGAGKTTLLRVLAGVEQADAGQVVAGHGLRIGYYAQEHETIDTQDTVVENLRRAAPGMDDTQVRSVLGSFLFSGADADKPSRVLSGGEKTRLALAMLVVSSANVLLLDEPTNNLDPASREEVLRALRGFEGAVVLVTHDEGAVQALEPQRVLLLPEGDEDLWGEEYMDLVALA from the coding sequence ATGACGGCCGTGATCAGCGTCCAGGACCTCACCATGCGTATTGGTGCAAGACAGCTCGTCGGCTCAGCCAGCTTCCGGGTCGGTGCAGGGACACGTGCGGGCCTGGTGGGGCGTAACGGGGCAGGCAAGACCACCATGACCAAGCTGCTGGCTGCCGCCGCTGTCGCCCAGGGGGCCAGCCAGGCGGCGGCCGATGCCGACGAGCGCCACGGGCTGGAGGCAGTTGAGTACGAGGGGACGATCACCTGTCACGGCTCCGTGGGCTATCTGCCCCAGGACACCAAGGTCGGAGACCTGGACCAGAAGGCGCGTGAGCGTATCCTCTCCGCCCGAGGTATCGATGCGCTGATGAGGCGTATCCGCCGTGCCGAGGAACGCATCGCATCCACCGATGGCCAGGCCCAGGCCCGGGCGCTGGACCGCTACGCCAGGCTGGACCACGAGTTCACCGTAGCCGGGGGGTACGCTGCCGCATCCGAGGCCGCTCGTATCGCTGCGGCGCTGGGGCTACCCGACCGGGTCCTGGACCAGCCGGTGGGGGTTCTCTCTGGTGGTCAGCGACGGCGTGTTGAGCTGGCACGCGTCCTGTTCCAGCGTCCGGACACCCTCCTGCTGGACGAGCCCACCAACCACCTCGACCACGACTCCGTGCTGTGGCTGCGTGACCATCTGCGCTCCTACTCGGGAGGCTTCGTGGTCATCAGCCACGACGTTGCGCTTCTGCGGGACACCGTCAACCAGGTGATGTACCTGGACGCGGGGCGCGGTGTGCTGGATGTCTACAGCCTGGGGTGGGACGCCTACCTCACCCAGCGCTCTGACGACGAGCACCGGCGCCGTCGTGAGCGCGCCAACGCGGAGAAGAAGGCCGCGGCGTTGCGGGCGCAAGGGGAGAAGATGCGGGCCAAGGCCACCAAGGCCGTTGCGGCCCAGCAGATGCTCAGGCGGGCTGACCGTCTCCTGGCTGGGCTGGAGGACGAGCACCAGGCGGAAAAGGTGGCCCACCTTCGCTTCCCGGACCCGGCACCCTGCGGCAGGACGCCGCTGCGTGCGTCAGGGCTGTCCAAGGCCTACGGCTCCCTGGAGGTCTTTGCCGGAGTCGACCTGGCTGTGGACCGCGGCAGCCGGGTGGTGGTCCTGGGGCTCAACGGTGCCGGCAAGACTACCCTGCTGCGTGTCCTGGCCGGGGTCGAGCAGGCTGACGCGGGTCAGGTGGTGGCCGGCCACGGGCTTAGGATCGGCTACTACGCCCAGGAGCACGAGACCATCGACACCCAGGACACTGTGGTGGAAAACCTCAGGCGCGCGGCACCAGGAATGGACGACACCCAGGTGCGCAGCGTCCTGGGATCCTTCCTGTTCTCCGGGGCCGACGCCGACAAGCCCTCCCGCGTGCTCTCCGGAGGGGAGAAGACCCGTCTCGCCCTAGCCATGCTCGTGGTCTCCTCCGCCAACGTGCTGCTGCTGGACGAGCCCACCAACAACCTGGACCCGGCCAGCCGTGAGGAGGTGCTGCGCGCCCTGCGGGGCTTTGAGGGCGCCGTGGTCCTGGTGACGCACGACGAGGGAGCTGTCCAGGCGCTGGAGCCGCAGCGGGTCCTCCTGCTGCCGGAGGGGGACGAGGACCTGTGGGGTGAGGAGTACATGGACCTCGTGGCTCTGGCCTGA
- a CDS encoding glucose PTS transporter subunit IIA, with translation MATTTSAPEMILDAVGGAENITHLTHCATRLRFELVDASVVDKATVEAIPGVMGAVPQSGDRYQIVIGGAVQGVYDEIMNLPAMKSGGASSRQADADVKAAARAKARGKNALVDAFFEYLSDSFRPLLPVLLGTSLIIAGEAVLEALGYIDTRAEIKPASLAFVDAMFRSVFYFLPIMVAYNASKKLNIDPWVGTAVMAALLTPNFIAMSDPELTRNVTCTVNQTLDTQMCTANVFGLPMQLQDYGGQVFVPLMMVAVLAVVYKQLVKIIPSNVQMVFVPFLSFVIMMPVTAFLIGPLGVWVGTALGTGLAWLNSTAPIIFAIIIPLLYPFLVPLGLHWPLNAIMIANINTLGYDFIQGPMGTWNFACFGATAAVLLWAVRDRDKEMRQTATGALAAGLFGGISEPSLYGIHLRFKRIYPLMLVGCAVGGLIVGLGGGVDASTFAFTSLLTIPIFSPMALYAIAIAAAFGTSFGLIAVFGYRTKEERAEALAAAGVVEADPAETAADLALEKQAAAASAQPGDAQEKTGQGQPKSALVPGTVTEIVSPLSGAVIPLDQVADPVFSTGAVGPGAGIEPEGDSGKHIVVTAPAAGTILVAPESGHAYGIALDSGVEILIHVGLDTVNLEGKGFDVKVSQGDRVEAGAELVRVDRAVVEEAGYPLTTPVLVTNAASFASVDVATEGEVATGAALLRVTAPDKN, from the coding sequence ATGGCAACTACCACGTCAGCACCGGAGATGATTCTTGACGCCGTGGGCGGCGCCGAGAACATCACCCACCTCACCCACTGCGCCACACGCCTGCGCTTTGAGCTGGTCGACGCCTCGGTGGTCGACAAGGCCACCGTCGAGGCAATCCCCGGCGTCATGGGCGCGGTCCCCCAGTCCGGTGACCGCTACCAGATCGTCATCGGCGGGGCCGTCCAGGGCGTCTACGACGAGATCATGAACCTGCCTGCCATGAAGTCGGGCGGCGCCTCATCCAGGCAGGCGGATGCCGACGTCAAGGCCGCCGCCCGAGCCAAGGCCCGCGGCAAGAACGCCCTCGTCGACGCGTTCTTCGAGTACCTCTCCGACTCCTTCCGCCCGCTGCTGCCGGTACTGCTGGGAACCTCGCTCATTATCGCTGGCGAGGCGGTGCTGGAGGCCCTCGGCTACATCGACACCCGGGCCGAGATCAAGCCCGCCTCGCTCGCCTTCGTGGACGCGATGTTCCGGTCGGTGTTCTACTTCCTGCCGATCATGGTCGCCTACAACGCCTCCAAGAAGCTCAACATCGACCCCTGGGTGGGAACTGCGGTCATGGCGGCCCTGCTCACGCCCAACTTTATCGCCATGAGCGACCCGGAGCTGACGCGCAACGTCACCTGCACGGTCAACCAGACGCTGGACACCCAGATGTGCACCGCCAACGTCTTCGGGCTGCCCATGCAGCTCCAGGACTACGGCGGGCAGGTATTCGTCCCGCTCATGATGGTGGCGGTCCTCGCCGTGGTCTACAAGCAACTGGTCAAGATCATCCCGAGCAATGTCCAGATGGTCTTTGTCCCCTTCCTCTCCTTCGTCATCATGATGCCGGTGACGGCCTTCCTCATCGGCCCGCTAGGCGTGTGGGTCGGTACTGCCCTGGGAACGGGGCTGGCGTGGCTCAACAGCACCGCCCCCATCATCTTCGCCATCATCATCCCGCTGCTCTACCCCTTCCTGGTCCCGCTAGGCCTGCACTGGCCTCTCAACGCGATCATGATCGCCAACATCAACACCCTGGGCTACGACTTTATCCAGGGTCCCATGGGTACCTGGAACTTCGCCTGCTTCGGCGCCACGGCCGCTGTGCTCCTGTGGGCTGTGCGTGACAGGGACAAGGAGATGCGACAGACTGCCACCGGCGCGCTGGCAGCCGGTCTGTTCGGTGGTATCTCCGAGCCCAGCCTCTACGGTATCCACCTGCGCTTCAAGCGCATCTACCCGCTCATGCTCGTGGGCTGCGCCGTCGGCGGCCTCATCGTGGGTCTGGGCGGAGGCGTGGACGCCAGCACCTTCGCCTTCACCTCGCTGCTGACCATCCCGATCTTCAGCCCCATGGCACTGTACGCCATCGCCATCGCCGCAGCCTTCGGCACCTCCTTCGGCCTCATCGCCGTCTTCGGCTACCGCACCAAGGAGGAGCGCGCCGAGGCCCTGGCCGCCGCTGGCGTCGTCGAGGCCGACCCTGCCGAGACCGCTGCGGACCTCGCCCTGGAGAAGCAGGCCGCTGCCGCCTCCGCCCAGCCCGGCGACGCGCAGGAGAAGACTGGTCAGGGCCAGCCCAAGTCGGCGCTGGTACCCGGCACGGTCACCGAGATCGTCTCCCCGCTGAGCGGCGCCGTCATCCCCCTGGACCAGGTGGCTGACCCTGTGTTCTCCACCGGCGCCGTGGGTCCGGGCGCGGGCATCGAGCCGGAAGGGGACTCAGGTAAGCACATCGTGGTGACCGCCCCCGCCGCAGGCACGATCCTCGTGGCTCCGGAGTCCGGCCACGCCTACGGCATCGCCCTGGACAGCGGCGTGGAGATCCTTATCCACGTGGGACTGGACACGGTGAACCTGGAAGGCAAGGGCTTCGATGTCAAGGTCTCCCAGGGAGACCGGGTCGAGGCCGGCGCCGAGCTGGTGCGGGTGGACCGTGCCGTCGTGGAGGAGGCGGGCTACCCGCTGACGACCCCGGTGCTGGTCACCAACGCTGCTTCCTTCGCCTCTGTCGACGTCGCGACCGAAGGCGAGGTGGCCACAGGGGCGGCGCTGCTGCGGGTCACCGCCCCCGACAAGAACTGA
- a CDS encoding TrmH family RNA methyltransferase, whose product MIVRLTCRDDDRLADYTRLTDSALRRRLETERGLYMAESTKVIRRAVAAGHRPRSFLMAEHHYDQLRPTIAAAVGCQGRDDGGPVPVFLADEELLESVTGFHLHRGALAAMNRPVLRGVGELLAAARAGSGARRVAVLEDLVDHTNVGAAFRSAAALGVDAVLVTPRCADPLYRRSVRVSMGTVFQVPWTRVQRWPVVDELHEAGFTVAALALSEESVPLEEFAASSVCTSAEGKVALVLGTEGDGLPRRTTEAADVVVRIPMSGGVDSLNVAAAAAVAFWALRV is encoded by the coding sequence ATGATTGTCCGGCTGACCTGCCGTGACGATGACCGCCTGGCCGACTACACGCGCCTGACTGACAGCGCACTGCGACGTCGGCTGGAGACTGAGCGCGGCCTGTACATGGCCGAGTCCACCAAGGTGATCAGGCGGGCCGTGGCGGCAGGCCACCGGCCGCGCTCCTTTCTCATGGCTGAGCACCACTATGACCAGCTGCGCCCGACGATCGCGGCGGCGGTCGGTTGCCAGGGCCGTGATGACGGCGGCCCGGTGCCGGTGTTCCTGGCCGACGAGGAGCTGCTGGAGTCGGTCACCGGCTTCCACCTGCACCGGGGAGCGCTGGCTGCCATGAACCGCCCGGTGCTGCGTGGCGTTGGGGAGCTCCTGGCCGCGGCTCGTGCAGGCAGCGGCGCGCGGCGGGTGGCCGTCCTGGAGGACCTGGTGGACCATACCAACGTGGGTGCCGCCTTTCGCTCGGCAGCCGCCCTGGGGGTGGACGCAGTCCTGGTGACGCCACGCTGCGCAGACCCTCTCTACCGGCGCAGTGTCCGTGTCTCGATGGGGACGGTTTTCCAGGTGCCGTGGACCCGGGTGCAGCGCTGGCCCGTCGTGGACGAGCTGCACGAAGCGGGCTTCACCGTGGCCGCTCTGGCCCTGTCCGAGGAATCGGTGCCCCTGGAGGAGTTTGCCGCCTCGTCAGTGTGCACCAGTGCGGAGGGGAAGGTGGCCCTGGTCCTGGGGACGGAGGGGGACGGGCTACCACGGCGTACCACCGAGGCTGCTGACGTGGTGGTGCGGATCCCTATGTCTGGGGGAGTGGACTCCCTCAACGTTGCTGCTGCGGCTGCCGTGGCCTTCTGGGCGCTGCGGGTGTAA
- a CDS encoding SPFH domain-containing protein translates to MNELAVVPLIVLLLLALLVVVAIFRAVRRVPQSYAIIVERLGKFQAEYGAGLHFLIPFVDSVRNTVDLREQVVSFPPQPVITSDNLVVSIDSVIYYQVTDPKRATYEIASFLQAIEQLTITTLRNVIGAMDLEQTLTSRDQINGQLRGVLDQATGRWGIRVSNVELKSIDPPASIQGAMEQQMRAERDRRAAILTAEGVKQSQILTAEGDKQSAILRAEGQAQSAILRAQGESRAILQVFDAIHRGNADPKLLAYQYLQTLPKIANGSSSKMWIVPTEFTAALDGIAGALGGDRPSGPSPDQPGGQDGDQGAGVDLSDTEVDLGIASDLAATSLPTPEEALAQARGEAQTALQEASEDRVPGAGAPGSSASRAPGAGEG, encoded by the coding sequence ATGAACGAACTGGCCGTTGTCCCTCTTATCGTCCTGCTGCTCCTGGCGCTGCTGGTCGTTGTCGCGATCTTCCGCGCGGTGCGCAGAGTGCCGCAGAGCTACGCGATCATCGTGGAGCGGCTGGGGAAGTTCCAGGCGGAGTACGGGGCGGGCCTCCATTTTCTGATCCCTTTTGTCGACAGCGTGCGCAACACGGTGGACCTGCGTGAACAGGTAGTCTCCTTCCCGCCGCAGCCGGTCATCACTTCGGATAACCTAGTGGTGAGTATCGACTCGGTGATCTACTACCAGGTGACGGACCCCAAGCGCGCCACCTATGAGATCGCCAGTTTTCTCCAGGCAATCGAGCAGCTGACGATCACCACGCTACGTAATGTCATCGGTGCCATGGACCTGGAGCAGACCCTGACCAGCCGTGACCAGATCAACGGCCAGCTGCGCGGCGTGCTCGACCAGGCGACGGGGCGCTGGGGCATCCGGGTCAGCAACGTCGAGCTGAAGTCCATCGACCCGCCCGCCTCCATCCAGGGCGCGATGGAGCAGCAGATGCGTGCTGAGCGTGATCGGCGTGCTGCGATCCTCACGGCCGAGGGCGTCAAGCAGTCCCAGATCCTTACCGCGGAGGGTGACAAGCAGTCGGCGATCCTGCGTGCTGAGGGGCAGGCACAGTCGGCGATCCTCAGGGCGCAGGGTGAGTCGCGCGCCATCCTGCAGGTCTTTGATGCCATCCACCGCGGCAACGCCGATCCCAAGCTGCTCGCCTACCAGTACCTGCAGACCCTGCCGAAGATCGCCAACGGCTCCTCCTCCAAGATGTGGATCGTTCCCACCGAGTTCACCGCGGCCCTGGACGGAATCGCCGGGGCGCTGGGTGGGGACAGGCCCTCCGGGCCGTCCCCGGACCAGCCTGGTGGGCAGGACGGTGATCAGGGAGCCGGGGTCGACCTGTCCGACACGGAGGTGGACCTGGGGATCGCCTCGGATCTGGCGGCGACGAGCCTGCCTACCCCGGAGGAGGCCCTGGCTCAGGCCCGGGGTGAGGCGCAGACGGCTCTCCAGGAGGCCTCAGAGGACCGGGTGCCTGGAGCAGGGGCGCCGGGGTCCTCGGCGTCCCGGGCGCCTGGCGCTGGCGAGGGATGA
- a CDS encoding NfeD family protein codes for MVWLFWIGGSLVLAVIEILTADLTFLMIAGGALGGGVAAALGASLPVQFIVFAVVSTLLLLAVRPWARRRMASTAPQMRTNAEALVGRSATAITVVDDQGGRVRLSGGEWSARLAPAAAGQGGPVEPGAAVTVTQIDGAVAVVVPAALEQASQEPVPHGR; via the coding sequence ATGGTCTGGCTGTTCTGGATCGGCGGGTCCCTGGTCCTCGCCGTCATCGAGATCCTGACGGCCGACCTCACCTTCCTCATGATCGCCGGAGGAGCCCTGGGAGGGGGCGTCGCGGCGGCGCTGGGGGCCTCTCTACCGGTCCAGTTCATCGTCTTCGCGGTCGTCTCCACACTGCTTCTGCTGGCGGTGCGTCCCTGGGCCAGAAGGCGTATGGCCTCCACGGCCCCGCAGATGAGGACCAATGCTGAGGCTCTGGTGGGACGTTCGGCCACGGCGATCACCGTGGTGGACGACCAGGGAGGCCGGGTGCGGCTCAGCGGTGGCGAGTGGAGCGCCCGGCTGGCACCGGCTGCTGCGGGGCAGGGCGGTCCTGTCGAGCCCGGTGCCGCAGTGACGGTGACCCAGATCGACGGGGCTGTCGCCGTCGTCGTCCCGGCCGCCTTGGAGCAGGCCTCCCAGGAGCCGGTACCCCACGGGCGGTGA